In Nostoc sp. UHCC 0926, a single genomic region encodes these proteins:
- a CDS encoding iron uptake porin, with product MSIVRWNSRFRLCLLFLVNISIISVIDPAKSQANIPESVASTVSDTTLVPASGQSPVFFRDRNNYVVEKVTPISQLLSPIPKRLPTFKTTDPTVSRHQVRSPDDNTAMEQVTSVSQLSDVKPTDWAFQALQSLVERYGVIAGYPNQTFQGDRAMTRYEFAAGLNAALARINELVSAGTSDLLRKEDLETLQKLQNQFAPELAELRGKVDSLEARTATLQAQQFSTTTKLVGEVETVIGGIVAGNNVVTKQPAPHNFTFQDRVILRLNTSFTGTDQLRIALTGGNITASGGTRSGTLGTNDGKTSDYASPLFPNNQFFLSGLRYRFLAGSNTAINVFAQSDGAFELGLSGTINPYFEGSAANGISRYSRRNMVYDYGDTGAGIAILHDFSKQFQLGLEYTSINGNNPTENNGLFAGRYVALGQLLYTSPKSNFRLALTYANTYSPPNTTGISGTNFGPVIGSNLANSTVAGRGTLANTYGVEAFYRINPSVALNGWVGYSAHRYLGSGDAEVWNWGAGLSFPDLFHKGSLGGIFVGMEPKLTTLSKNINLGAGLGQVDKDTSLHIEGFYQYQLSDNIAITPGVIWITAPDFNADNPDSVVAWLRTTFRF from the coding sequence ATGTCGATTGTTCGTTGGAATTCTAGATTTAGATTGTGCTTACTTTTTTTGGTAAATATTTCAATTATCTCAGTTATTGATCCTGCAAAAAGTCAGGCTAATATACCTGAATCTGTTGCATCTACTGTGAGTGATACCACCCTTGTTCCTGCTTCTGGGCAGTCACCTGTATTTTTTCGTGATCGCAACAATTATGTGGTTGAGAAAGTTACACCTATTTCACAATTACTCTCACCTATACCTAAACGATTACCTACTTTTAAGACTACCGATCCCACAGTGAGCAGGCATCAAGTGCGATCGCCAGATGACAATACAGCAATGGAACAGGTAACTTCTGTTTCGCAGTTATCAGATGTCAAACCTACTGATTGGGCGTTTCAAGCCTTGCAATCTTTAGTGGAACGGTATGGGGTGATTGCAGGCTATCCCAATCAAACCTTTCAAGGTGATCGGGCAATGACTCGTTACGAGTTTGCAGCTGGACTAAATGCAGCACTGGCTCGAATCAATGAGTTGGTAAGTGCAGGAACCAGCGATCTGCTGAGAAAAGAAGATTTAGAAACATTGCAAAAACTCCAAAATCAATTTGCGCCAGAACTGGCGGAACTGCGGGGGAAAGTGGATTCGTTGGAAGCAAGAACAGCGACTCTTCAAGCACAGCAGTTTTCCACCACAACTAAACTTGTTGGTGAAGTTGAGACTGTGATTGGAGGAATTGTAGCAGGCAATAACGTCGTCACCAAGCAACCCGCCCCTCACAACTTCACATTTCAAGACCGGGTTATTTTGCGCTTAAACACCAGTTTCACTGGTACAGATCAACTGCGGATAGCACTCACAGGAGGAAATATTACCGCTTCTGGAGGAACAAGAAGTGGAACACTTGGAACTAATGATGGCAAAACTTCTGATTACGCCAGTCCACTTTTTCCCAACAATCAATTTTTCCTCTCTGGCCTCCGTTATCGTTTTTTAGCTGGTAGTAATACTGCAATTAATGTTTTTGCTCAGTCTGATGGAGCCTTTGAACTAGGTTTGAGTGGAACCATCAATCCGTATTTTGAAGGATCAGCAGCTAATGGGATCTCACGATATTCGCGGCGAAATATGGTCTATGACTACGGAGATACCGGAGCCGGAATCGCCATTCTCCATGACTTTAGTAAACAATTTCAATTAGGGTTAGAGTACACCTCGATTAACGGTAACAATCCTACAGAGAATAATGGCTTATTTGCAGGCAGGTATGTAGCTCTAGGACAATTACTATACACTAGCCCCAAGAGTAATTTCCGGCTGGCTTTGACTTACGCCAATACTTATAGTCCACCAAACACTACAGGTATAAGTGGCACAAACTTCGGCCCAGTTATCGGCAGTAACTTAGCAAACAGCACCGTGGCTGGAAGAGGAACTTTAGCGAATACTTATGGTGTAGAAGCGTTTTATCGGATTAATCCATCTGTGGCATTAAATGGATGGGTAGGTTATTCCGCGCACCGTTACTTAGGGAGCGGTGATGCAGAAGTCTGGAACTGGGGTGCCGGACTATCATTTCCCGATTTATTCCACAAAGGTAGTTTGGGAGGTATTTTTGTGGGCATGGAGCCAAAGTTGACTACTCTGAGTAAGAACATCAATTTAGGAGCGGGCCTTGGTCAAGTAGACAAAGATACCTCCTTA